One Natrinema marinum genomic window carries:
- a CDS encoding tRNA-guanine transglycosylase produces MPQLKQTEQTASFQVTATAGDARAGTLTINGQSLDTPTFFPVLSFYGGGTKSSVFGGGVHRTIKEFMLGKEEIGGGTYDKYFRGTMTSVASLTDYGINQERFNDYTSDRIKDRETFSDYNGLIFVDSGGYKFLHNNGLDGSDFEIEIDQREAFRIQKQLGGDIIVNLDRPIAPNDTFDERQQKAERTAENAVEFARLTQTYPGARYLTVHGYNYSMLDRFFDHIQSQFGNIDISTLFDGIALGSLVPKKDDKAALITAVMDCVEIMEERGLADLPLHVLGIGSGSIPLLVAAGADTFDSTTYIQNAINQKYAVSLTKHIPLDAVDFNQCDCAVCSDPKLVNWMQGNTEYQKDVLGPVAMHNLIIHRQEVRELRQRIKQHGTDPVIDYLDETVGRNDSIRKQTHRVVNEALGGYF; encoded by the coding sequence ATGCCACAGCTCAAGCAAACTGAGCAGACTGCCTCATTCCAGGTTACCGCGACAGCCGGCGATGCCCGTGCCGGGACCCTCACCATCAACGGCCAGTCACTCGACACTCCAACGTTTTTCCCCGTTCTAAGTTTCTACGGCGGTGGAACGAAATCCAGCGTCTTCGGCGGCGGCGTTCATAGGACAATAAAGGAGTTCATGCTCGGAAAGGAGGAGATCGGTGGCGGAACGTACGACAAATACTTCCGCGGAACGATGACCTCCGTTGCCTCCCTCACCGACTATGGCATCAACCAAGAACGGTTTAACGATTACACCTCAGACCGAATCAAAGACCGAGAAACGTTTTCCGACTATAACGGCCTCATCTTCGTTGATTCTGGCGGATACAAATTCTTACATAACAATGGGCTTGACGGGAGTGATTTCGAGATAGAGATCGATCAGCGGGAAGCGTTCCGCATCCAGAAGCAGCTCGGCGGCGATATCATCGTCAACCTTGATCGGCCGATCGCACCCAACGACACGTTCGACGAACGGCAACAGAAGGCCGAACGCACCGCCGAAAATGCGGTCGAGTTCGCACGTCTTACCCAGACCTATCCCGGTGCCCGGTACCTGACCGTCCACGGATATAACTATTCGATGCTCGACCGGTTCTTCGACCACATTCAATCCCAGTTCGGGAATATCGATATCTCCACCCTGTTTGACGGGATCGCCCTCGGAAGCCTTGTCCCGAAGAAAGATGACAAGGCAGCGTTGATCACCGCGGTCATGGACTGCGTCGAAATCATGGAGGAACGCGGGCTTGCCGATCTGCCACTCCACGTACTGGGGATTGGCAGTGGATCTATCCCGCTCCTCGTCGCCGCCGGCGCGGACACGTTCGACTCAACGACCTACATCCAGAACGCGATCAACCAAAAGTACGCCGTGAGTTTGACCAAGCACATTCCGCTGGACGCAGTTGATTTCAACCAGTGTGACTGTGCTGTCTGCTCCGACCCAAAGCTGGTCAACTGGATGCAGGGCAACACTGAATACCAGAAAGATGTTCTCGGCCCGGTCGCTATGCACAATCTTATCATCCACAGACAGGAGGTGCGAGAACTCCGGCAGCGGATCAAACAGCACGGCACAGACCCAGTTATCGACTACCTTGACGAGACCGTGGGCCGGAACGACTCAATCCGCAAACAGACGCATCGCGTTGTCAACGAAGCGCTCGGAGGATATTTCTAA
- a CDS encoding ATP-binding protein: MKQHPEVNEVQEFLEIASDFEDPLEIIRESLSNAYDAGATEVVITIRDSAAGSDIIIEDDGHGMSRDDLKSFFDLGNSRKTDSIGHKGHGTKIFYKSDRIVVDTAHNGSNFHAVMDRPWEKLNEKTLPEYEVSETDTRPGNTGTRIQISGFRSGEGFDPQSLTYDKIHHYLKWKTIAGSTAHFFDDSQREMEVVVDLDDEIDDTRDQLTTTNQLTFPREQLQPSTGEFPATRMCKHYPPRKIEFEHDEGSSTVEIVGMIGGKDARNELPTYGRHSVQFGVWLAKDHIKVEQINEVLTHDNEFIHFFFIANCQNLELAANRGKVRNKASSLYKTLKQELKHYMTKIAEDPWFKEDYLETRKRAQLRRRAQSQTTSLEERLESIDTNGQFKPTNRSEVLLALERSNNEADNSITVKEYKADHEVPAILLDDDTLRTSHVYVELTEHFEDDYPLGSADTILCWSYGDIDILREYERNGYHGGDVEIDLQDNQIIYHHEDRHTVDIITVSDRLAALEHQPLTSLD; the protein is encoded by the coding sequence ATGAAACAACACCCGGAAGTCAACGAAGTACAGGAGTTTCTTGAAATTGCCAGCGATTTCGAGGACCCCCTCGAAATCATCCGCGAATCACTATCGAATGCGTACGATGCCGGTGCGACAGAGGTCGTGATAACGATCCGCGACAGTGCCGCAGGCTCCGACATAATCATCGAAGACGACGGGCACGGCATGTCCCGAGACGACCTCAAGTCCTTCTTCGACCTCGGAAACTCCCGAAAGACCGACTCAATCGGCCACAAAGGCCACGGAACAAAAATCTTCTACAAGAGCGACCGTATCGTCGTTGACACCGCACACAACGGTTCAAACTTCCACGCGGTCATGGACCGGCCCTGGGAGAAGCTCAATGAGAAGACATTACCGGAATACGAGGTCTCAGAGACAGATACACGGCCAGGAAATACCGGTACTAGGATCCAGATCAGTGGTTTCCGGTCCGGTGAAGGATTCGACCCGCAATCCCTGACGTACGACAAGATCCACCACTACCTGAAGTGGAAGACCATCGCCGGATCGACAGCACACTTTTTCGATGATAGCCAGCGGGAGATGGAGGTCGTGGTGGACCTGGATGACGAAATCGATGACACCCGTGACCAGCTCACCACAACCAACCAGCTCACATTCCCCCGTGAACAGCTTCAGCCATCGACCGGCGAATTCCCCGCGACCCGGATGTGTAAACACTACCCCCCACGCAAAATCGAATTTGAACATGACGAGGGATCATCGACCGTCGAAATCGTTGGCATGATCGGAGGGAAAGACGCCCGCAACGAACTTCCCACGTACGGGCGGCACTCCGTCCAGTTCGGTGTCTGGCTGGCGAAAGACCATATCAAGGTCGAACAGATCAACGAAGTCCTCACCCACGACAACGAGTTCATCCACTTCTTCTTTATCGCCAACTGCCAGAACCTGGAACTCGCCGCGAACCGGGGGAAGGTCCGGAACAAAGCAAGCTCGCTGTACAAAACGTTGAAACAGGAACTGAAGCACTATATGACGAAGATTGCGGAGGACCCCTGGTTCAAGGAAGACTATCTGGAAACCCGCAAGCGCGCACAGCTTCGGCGACGCGCACAGTCCCAGACAACGTCACTCGAAGAACGGCTGGAGTCCATTGATACCAACGGCCAGTTCAAACCGACCAACAGATCGGAGGTCCTGCTCGCACTTGAACGCTCAAACAATGAGGCGGACAACAGTATCACCGTGAAAGAATATAAAGCAGACCATGAGGTCCCGGCTATCCTGCTAGACGATGATACGCTACGAACCAGTCACGTATACGTCGAACTCACCGAGCATTTCGAAGACGACTACCCGCTCGGGTCAGCCGACACGATTCTCTGCTGGAGCTACGGCGACATCGATATCCTGCGAGAATATGAACGGAACGGATACCACGGCGGTGACGTGGAAATCGATCTTCAAGACAACCAAATCATCTACCACCATGAGGACCGTCACACCGTGGACATCATCACGGTCTCTGACCGGTTGGCCGCTCTAGAGCACCAGCCACTCACCTCACTGGATTAA
- a CDS encoding DUF262 domain-containing protein produces the protein MESSDETPLCGTRVFLYPGDPDGTGIIDYDPTDYREIYQDLDFVDSTQFIRSLEQDIKLKNRSLLRVTDGERFEVPEYQRNFSWEEEQHEELWDTLLSILTLKPKSGELPVDTYFGTVYIARSAQGEVYEIIDGQQRLSTVSILLKNIKDHLEDKRTKVDGQLQAYAEHICEEYLDELLYRRKGPTETPFLELNDHDDSIYELLFQDPEKKVQTLKAMDQYDGRKQNAIRLRDLFDEVGIPEEVYEEDEELADTDLLESFRYFGDSHRRLVRTDEYYDAKVAAFADREEFDTPEKEVKALLNLAHFTLRSLRVSECIFQTDNQELRIEVFQSLNDRGVELSSMDKVRARIVGRFQGESDSDKQIARWENVVQMFGGDADAVEDFLAHYLAATEKSFETVTDARSNMLEAFRLKQIGRRDIKSRLASPGQARDFLEELENYAGRYREIVTADLTDDDTELKKEYREECEAILQRLNKLGTTQWRPFVMYVYQAVTEAPGKDAFLRDILKTVENITFRVAISDLVATVVDDTYPKTCQAFRELEQSGNQFDTEQISATLVDNIDSSARQLFGESFIDILVTSENWRNNQTKQLFLKIADEDFRRRNQTGITKSELSEDPSEVHIEHILPISYFLPGKENPYAWLECFFDNGKRNMIETQIDYLRTRDAHLLSSNDPGYDEIEQIIEGIEERFVRDLGNMMLLDEEVNKPIKNRLFSVKLREYHLRHSKDMDNLVNQYFSTADNVSTDKLEELLGLELPEDETQFGDVYPTVQYFNEWWTYEQLIDRKAQLITAILESLKFRTEPDEFEPYMDNIEDYVGEDIEKRLAVLTA, from the coding sequence ATGGAAAGCTCAGACGAAACACCACTTTGCGGTACTCGGGTCTTCCTGTATCCTGGTGACCCAGACGGGACAGGGATCATCGACTACGATCCCACCGATTACCGGGAGATCTATCAGGATCTAGACTTCGTGGACAGTACCCAGTTCATCCGCTCTCTCGAGCAAGATATCAAGCTGAAAAACCGATCTCTCCTCCGCGTAACCGACGGGGAGCGGTTCGAAGTCCCGGAGTACCAGCGAAACTTCTCGTGGGAAGAAGAACAGCACGAGGAACTCTGGGATACGTTGCTGTCAATTCTGACGCTGAAACCGAAATCGGGCGAACTCCCCGTGGACACCTACTTCGGCACTGTGTATATTGCCCGGTCCGCCCAGGGCGAAGTCTATGAGATCATTGACGGCCAACAACGCCTCTCCACGGTCTCCATCCTGCTGAAGAACATCAAGGACCACCTCGAAGACAAGCGGACGAAGGTTGACGGTCAACTTCAGGCGTACGCCGAGCATATCTGCGAGGAATACCTTGATGAATTGCTGTATCGGCGGAAAGGTCCGACCGAAACACCGTTCCTGGAACTCAACGACCACGACGACAGCATCTACGAACTGCTGTTCCAGGACCCGGAGAAAAAGGTTCAGACCCTGAAGGCGATGGACCAGTACGACGGCCGGAAGCAGAACGCCATCCGTCTCCGGGACCTCTTCGACGAGGTCGGTATCCCGGAAGAGGTCTACGAAGAGGACGAGGAACTGGCTGACACCGATCTGCTGGAGTCGTTCCGGTACTTTGGTGATTCCCACCGGCGGCTCGTACGAACCGACGAATACTACGACGCGAAGGTTGCCGCGTTCGCTGACCGGGAGGAGTTCGATACGCCCGAGAAGGAGGTCAAGGCCCTGCTCAACCTCGCCCATTTCACGCTGCGGTCTCTCCGCGTCTCCGAGTGCATCTTCCAGACTGATAACCAGGAACTCCGGATCGAGGTCTTCCAGTCGCTGAACGACCGTGGTGTTGAGCTCTCCAGTATGGACAAGGTCCGGGCCCGGATCGTCGGCCGGTTCCAGGGCGAGTCCGACAGTGACAAACAGATCGCCCGCTGGGAGAACGTGGTCCAGATGTTCGGCGGTGATGCAGACGCCGTTGAAGACTTCCTTGCCCATTACCTAGCTGCGACCGAGAAATCGTTCGAGACCGTGACGGATGCCCGCAGTAACATGCTGGAAGCGTTCCGGTTGAAGCAGATCGGCCGCCGTGATATCAAGTCACGGCTGGCAAGCCCCGGGCAGGCCCGCGACTTCCTCGAGGAACTGGAAAACTACGCTGGCCGGTACCGGGAGATCGTGACCGCGGACCTGACCGATGACGACACCGAACTGAAAAAGGAGTACCGGGAAGAGTGCGAAGCTATCCTCCAACGGCTCAACAAGCTGGGAACAACACAGTGGCGGCCGTTCGTCATGTACGTCTACCAGGCCGTGACCGAGGCCCCCGGAAAGGATGCGTTCCTGCGCGACATCCTGAAAACGGTCGAGAACATCACGTTCCGCGTCGCGATCTCCGATCTCGTGGCGACCGTTGTGGATGATACGTATCCGAAAACCTGCCAAGCGTTCCGGGAGCTCGAACAGTCCGGGAACCAGTTCGATACTGAGCAGATCAGTGCAACACTGGTCGATAACATCGACAGTTCGGCACGGCAGCTCTTCGGCGAGTCGTTTATCGATATTCTTGTCACCAGTGAAAACTGGCGGAACAACCAGACGAAGCAATTGTTCCTGAAGATCGCGGACGAGGATTTCCGGCGACGTAACCAGACCGGGATCACGAAGTCCGAATTAAGTGAGGATCCAAGCGAGGTCCACATCGAGCACATCCTCCCCATCTCGTACTTCCTCCCCGGCAAAGAGAACCCGTATGCATGGCTGGAGTGCTTCTTCGATAATGGGAAGCGCAACATGATCGAAACACAGATCGATTATCTGCGTACACGGGATGCCCATCTCCTCTCCTCTAACGATCCCGGCTACGATGAGATCGAGCAGATCATCGAGGGAATCGAGGAACGGTTCGTCCGCGACCTGGGGAACATGATGCTCCTCGACGAAGAGGTCAATAAACCGATCAAGAACCGGCTGTTCTCGGTGAAGCTCCGAGAATACCACCTCCGGCACAGTAAGGACATGGACAACCTCGTGAACCAGTACTTCTCGACCGCCGATAACGTCTCGACCGACAAACTCGAGGAGCTTCTCGGGTTGGAGCTGCCAGAGGATGAAACTCAGTTCGGAGACGTCTATCCCACGGTCCAGTACTTCAACGAGTGGTGGACCTACGAACAGCTGATCGACCGGAAAGCACAGCTCATCACGGCCATTCTGGAATCGTTGAAGTTCCGCACGGAACCTGACGAGTTCGAACCGTACATGGACAATATCGAAGACTACGTCGGGGAAGACATCGAAAAACGGCTGGCAGTGTTGACCGCCTGA
- a CDS encoding GIY-YIG nuclease family protein, translated as MFDLDGKPAYAGQTSNLRNRLRQHFIRQDSSVVSYGRLDIWDIAYVDWWETTDTDRAERKVLSTHTPYLNFDAEIAAPQGSVALDLDRPDGTLELVSDEERVFRADPYNRSKQKLEHLLRMVDTIKLAGHSEATKKTLYVHQRIFHENVSEFLEVDPEESSSTLSDWTE; from the coding sequence ATGTTCGATCTTGACGGGAAGCCGGCTTATGCTGGGCAGACCAGTAATCTTCGAAATCGGCTTCGACAACACTTTATCCGCCAGGATTCTAGTGTCGTGAGTTATGGGCGGTTAGACATCTGGGATATCGCCTACGTGGACTGGTGGGAAACAACCGACACGGATCGCGCCGAACGAAAGGTCCTCTCCACGCACACGCCGTACCTCAACTTTGACGCCGAGATCGCCGCACCACAGGGGTCGGTCGCCCTCGATCTCGACCGGCCGGACGGCACGCTTGAACTGGTATCTGATGAAGAGCGGGTGTTCCGGGCCGATCCATACAACCGGTCAAAGCAGAAACTGGAGCACCTGCTGCGGATGGTCGACACGATCAAACTGGCCGGCCACAGCGAGGCCACCAAGAAAACGTTGTATGTCCATCAGCGTATTTTCCACGAGAACGTGTCCGAGTTCCTCGAAGTGGATCCCGAAGAGTCTTCTTCTACTCTTTCCGACTGGACCGAATAG